The Thiothrix subterranea genome has a segment encoding these proteins:
- a CDS encoding sensor histidine kinase → MLTPILVIGVTFAYLLTLFAVAYLGDKRAEAGRSIIASPWVYALSMAVYCTAWTYFGSVGRAASAGVWFLPIYLGPMLAMILAWVVVRKMIRIAKTYRITSIADFVASRYGKSPLLAGLVTLITVVGIVPYIALQLKAIASGYAVLTLPLGETLHAPAQWWEDSTLYLALALAGFIILFGTRHLDSSERHEGMVAAIAFESVVKLLAFLLVGLFVTYGMFNGMGDIFSQALANADLKPLLALDQGKPFAYSQWFALTLLAMLSVVFLPRQFQVMVVENVDERHLRRAVWVFPLYLLLINLFVLPIALGGLLYFGVGTVNPETFVLSLPLSQGVGWLALVAFVGGVSAATGMVIVEAIAVSTMVCNDLVMPLLLRTRRFGERSGGDLTGLILGIRRVAIILILLLGYLYFHLAGEAYALVSIGLISFAAVAQFAPAVLGGMYWKGGTRNGALAGLLLGFVLWVYTLMLPSLAKSGWVSTDFLQQGPWGIAWLKPEAFLGLSGLDYLTHSLFWSLFANVTAYVWVSLWQRPAAREASQALLFVDVFHRTNTTHPVFWQGQAKVTDLLHLMGRFLGETRAEQLFTQYAQQVGVHDIGQIPADAKLVHFVETQLTGAIGSASARVMVASVVEEEALELDDVMRILEEASELRIALEKLKSLDHLKDDFMSSVTHELRTPLTSIRALSEMMQDDPEMEVEQRQQFLGIVVAETERLSRLVNQVLDMAKIEAGHAEWHNSDVDMRDVVQQAVNSVAGTCRERQIALYTELPASVALLRADADRLVQVVLNLLSNALKFVPVSQGEIVVRLLDAPAGVTVTVADNGVGIAPDKHALVFEKFRQVDNEAGSVQGTGLGLPISRQIVEHFGGRMWLESEEGKGACFGFFLPR, encoded by the coding sequence ATGCTAACCCCCATCTTAGTCATCGGTGTCACATTCGCCTATTTACTGACCCTCTTCGCCGTGGCCTATCTCGGCGATAAACGCGCCGAAGCGGGGCGTTCGATCATTGCCAGCCCGTGGGTGTATGCGCTGTCGATGGCGGTGTATTGCACGGCGTGGACATATTTTGGCAGTGTGGGGCGAGCCGCGAGTGCGGGGGTGTGGTTTCTGCCGATTTATTTGGGGCCGATGTTGGCGATGATCTTGGCGTGGGTGGTGGTGCGTAAAATGATTCGCATCGCGAAAACCTACCGGATTACCTCGATTGCAGACTTTGTGGCGAGTCGTTACGGCAAAAGCCCGTTGCTGGCAGGTTTGGTGACGTTGATTACGGTGGTGGGCATTGTGCCGTACATCGCGCTGCAATTGAAGGCGATTGCCAGCGGCTATGCGGTGTTGACCTTGCCGTTGGGCGAAACATTGCACGCTCCGGCGCAGTGGTGGGAAGACAGTACCTTGTACCTAGCGTTGGCGTTGGCGGGTTTCATTATCCTGTTTGGGACGCGCCATTTGGATAGCAGCGAACGCCACGAGGGTATGGTGGCGGCGATTGCGTTTGAGTCGGTGGTGAAATTGCTGGCATTTTTGCTGGTGGGGCTATTTGTCACTTACGGCATGTTTAATGGCATGGGCGATATTTTTAGTCAAGCCTTGGCAAACGCTGACCTGAAGCCGTTGTTGGCGTTGGATCAGGGTAAGCCGTTTGCGTATTCGCAGTGGTTTGCGTTGACGTTGCTGGCGATGTTGTCGGTGGTGTTTTTGCCGCGCCAATTTCAGGTGATGGTGGTGGAAAATGTGGATGAACGCCATTTGCGCCGTGCGGTGTGGGTGTTTCCGCTGTATTTATTGCTGATCAATCTGTTTGTGTTGCCGATTGCATTGGGCGGCTTGCTGTACTTTGGGGTGGGGACGGTGAACCCGGAAACGTTTGTGCTTTCCTTGCCGTTGTCACAGGGGGTTGGTTGGCTGGCGTTGGTGGCGTTTGTCGGTGGCGTGTCGGCGGCAACGGGCATGGTGATTGTGGAAGCCATCGCGGTATCGACGATGGTGTGCAATGACTTGGTAATGCCGTTGTTATTGCGCACGCGGCGTTTTGGGGAACGTTCCGGCGGGGATTTGACGGGGTTGATTTTGGGCATCCGCCGTGTGGCGATTATTCTGATTTTGTTGCTGGGGTATTTGTATTTTCATCTGGCGGGCGAAGCCTATGCGCTGGTGAGTATCGGGCTGATTAGCTTTGCGGCGGTGGCGCAGTTTGCTCCGGCAGTGTTGGGCGGAATGTATTGGAAAGGCGGGACGCGCAATGGCGCATTGGCGGGTTTATTGCTGGGTTTTGTGTTGTGGGTGTATACCTTAATGTTGCCCTCCTTAGCCAAATCCGGTTGGGTATCGACGGACTTTTTGCAGCAAGGGCCGTGGGGCATTGCGTGGCTGAAACCGGAAGCGTTTTTGGGGCTGAGTGGCTTGGATTACCTGACGCATTCGCTGTTTTGGAGCTTGTTTGCGAACGTGACGGCGTATGTGTGGGTATCGTTGTGGCAACGTCCAGCGGCGCGTGAAGCCAGCCAAGCCTTGCTGTTTGTGGATGTGTTTCATCGTACCAACACCACGCATCCGGTGTTTTGGCAGGGGCAGGCGAAAGTCACTGATTTATTGCATTTGATGGGGCGTTTTTTGGGCGAAACCCGTGCGGAACAATTATTCACCCAGTATGCGCAACAAGTGGGTGTGCATGACATAGGGCAAATACCCGCTGATGCGAAGCTGGTACACTTCGTGGAGACGCAGTTAACCGGCGCGATTGGCAGCGCGTCGGCACGGGTGATGGTGGCTTCGGTGGTGGAAGAGGAGGCGCTGGAGTTGGATGATGTGATGCGGATTTTGGAGGAAGCTTCCGAGTTGCGGATCGCGCTCGAAAAGCTCAAAAGTCTGGATCATTTGAAGGATGATTTTATGTCATCCGTTACCCATGAATTGCGCACCCCGCTGACTTCGATCCGTGCGCTTTCCGAGATGATGCAGGATGACCCGGAAATGGAAGTGGAGCAACGCCAGCAATTCCTTGGGATTGTGGTGGCGGAAACCGAACGCCTCAGCCGCTTGGTGAATCAAGTGCTGGATATGGCGAAGATTGAAGCAGGTCATGCCGAATGGCACAACAGCGATGTGGACATGCGTGACGTGGTGCAACAAGCGGTGAATAGCGTGGCGGGGACGTGCCGCGAACGCCAGATTGCCTTGTATACCGAATTGCCAGCGAGTGTTGCGCTGTTGCGGGCGGATGCGGATCGTTTGGTGCAAGTGGTGCTGAATCTGCTGTCGAATGCGCTGAAATTTGTGCCGGTGTCGCAGGGTGAAATTGTGGTGCGTTTGCTAGATGCACCTGCGGGTGTCACGGTGACGGTGGCGGATAATGGGGTTGGCATTGCCCCGGATAAACACGCACTGGTGTTTGAAAAATTTAGGCAAGTGGATAATGAAGCGGGTTCGGTGCAAGGCACGGGGCTGGGTTTGCCGATTAGCCGCCAGATTGTGGAGCATTTTGGTGGGCGCATGTGGCTGGAGTCGGAGGAAGGCAAAGGCGCGTGTTTCGGCTTTTTCTTGCCGAGGTAA
- a CDS encoding rhodanese-like domain-containing protein, whose translation MFGIREVDAAGLQKMLDSGEKVRLIDVRSASEVAQGIIEGSEFMPLHTLPLRMNDLPKDETLVFYCRSGARSAQACMFLAQNTGIEAVNLRGGIIAWYQSGMKVVLPNAA comes from the coding sequence ATGTTTGGAATTCGTGAAGTTGACGCTGCTGGTTTGCAAAAAATGTTGGATTCCGGTGAAAAAGTCCGCTTAATTGATGTGCGTTCCGCCTCGGAAGTGGCGCAGGGCATTATCGAAGGCTCAGAATTCATGCCCTTGCACACCCTGCCCTTGCGCATGAATGACCTCCCCAAAGATGAAACGCTCGTGTTTTATTGCCGTAGCGGCGCACGTTCGGCACAAGCCTGTATGTTTTTAGCACAGAACACCGGCATCGAAGCGGTGAACTTACGCGGTGGAATTATCGCGTGGTATCAATCAGGTATGAAAGTTGTGTTACCAAACGCTGCCTAA
- a CDS encoding exonuclease domain-containing protein translates to MRRFDKRVALGIALIGLICLLWLGATGGLIWSTLDDAGRTILKNTLGERIMLLLLMWAVSLIAVGSALRFLVSYFMTAPARLAEEAQVLLGTDVKRQLVPTGSIENRRLADLFNQLVQQREALRDEMDARVQEAARNTEQEKNRLAALMSELTKSVVVCNLDGRILLYNNRARMQFRALSQAPGVAGGGELIGLGRSVYGVFDRKLVMHALENIQHRLQRGASAPSAQFITTTQTGQLLRAQMAPVRSVQTVAGEPVQMTGFVLMLDNITREFEAQSRQDHILHTLTERSRAALGNMQAALDILEYPDVEPDMRERLLTVLREETEGLGTRLRELKSSALDSTVLRWPLEDMLGADLVAAAIRRIEALGGLSVVATEIDDSLWLKVESFSLLQALSYLAERLRQECVINTVQLRLSMGTGRAQLDLCWTPSAAKLTDKVVPGWEHDPMRSGGEDTSLTIQDVVERHGGAFWFEREAETGTVFFRFLLPLAAPQEQLETSSVVRNESRPEYYDFDLFQASAQSRSLEDSKLSELSFTVFDTETTGLDPANGDEIIQIAAVRIVNGKLLRHENFDQLVDPKRNIPAITIPIHGITPEMVRGQPTIDKVLPAFHQFAQDTVLVAHNAAFDMRCLQVKEKVTGMVFDHPVMDTLLLSAVVHPNQESHRLEAITERFNINILGRHTALGDAMATAEVFMRLIPLLAEMGIYTLGQAREAAQKTYYARLKY, encoded by the coding sequence ATGAGGCGTTTTGATAAACGGGTTGCGCTCGGCATTGCGCTGATTGGGTTGATTTGCTTGCTGTGGTTGGGGGCAACGGGCGGTTTGATCTGGTCAACCTTGGATGACGCGGGGCGCACCATTCTCAAAAATACGCTGGGCGAGCGCATTATGCTGCTGCTGTTGATGTGGGCAGTGTCGTTGATTGCGGTGGGTTCGGCATTACGTTTCTTGGTGTCGTATTTTATGACGGCTCCGGCACGCTTGGCGGAAGAGGCGCAGGTATTGCTGGGAACGGATGTGAAGCGTCAGCTTGTGCCGACGGGCAGTATTGAAAACCGGCGCTTGGCGGATTTGTTTAACCAATTGGTGCAACAGCGCGAAGCCTTGCGCGATGAAATGGATGCGCGGGTGCAAGAGGCGGCACGCAATACCGAACAGGAAAAAAACCGTCTGGCGGCGTTGATGTCGGAACTGACTAAAAGCGTGGTGGTGTGCAATCTGGATGGGCGGATTTTACTGTACAACAATCGAGCGCGGATGCAGTTTAGGGCGTTGTCGCAAGCGCCCGGTGTGGCGGGTGGCGGCGAATTGATTGGCTTGGGGCGGTCGGTTTACGGCGTGTTTGACCGCAAATTGGTGATGCACGCGCTGGAAAATATCCAGCACCGTTTGCAACGCGGTGCATCTGCACCTTCCGCGCAGTTTATTACCACGACGCAAACGGGGCAGTTATTGCGGGCGCAAATGGCTCCGGTACGTTCGGTGCAAACAGTGGCGGGTGAGCCGGTACAAATGACGGGTTTTGTGCTAATGCTCGATAATATTACCCGCGAATTTGAGGCGCAATCTCGCCAAGATCATATTTTGCATACACTGACGGAACGTAGCCGTGCCGCGCTGGGTAATATGCAGGCGGCGCTGGATATTCTGGAATACCCCGATGTAGAGCCAGACATGCGCGAGCGCTTGCTGACGGTATTGCGCGAGGAAACCGAAGGCTTGGGAACGCGCTTGCGTGAACTCAAGTCGTCGGCGTTGGATAGCACGGTGTTGCGCTGGCCGCTGGAAGACATGCTGGGCGCGGATTTGGTGGCAGCCGCGATTCGCCGTATCGAAGCCTTGGGTGGGTTGTCTGTAGTGGCGACCGAGATTGATGATTCTTTGTGGCTGAAGGTGGAAAGTTTTTCGTTGTTGCAAGCCTTGTCGTATTTGGCGGAACGTTTGCGCCAAGAATGCGTGATTAATACGGTGCAATTGCGCTTGAGCATGGGAACGGGTCGAGCGCAATTGGATTTGTGCTGGACACCGAGTGCCGCGAAGTTGACCGATAAAGTCGTGCCGGGGTGGGAACATGATCCGATGCGTTCGGGGGGCGAAGATACCTCGCTGACGATTCAGGATGTGGTGGAACGCCACGGCGGGGCGTTCTGGTTTGAACGCGAAGCGGAGACGGGTACGGTATTTTTCCGCTTCTTATTGCCGTTGGCAGCGCCGCAGGAACAGTTGGAAACCAGCAGCGTGGTGCGCAATGAAAGCCGCCCGGAATACTACGACTTCGACTTGTTCCAAGCCTCGGCGCAATCGCGTTCCTTGGAAGACAGTAAGTTGAGCGAATTGTCGTTCACGGTATTTGATACCGAAACCACGGGGCTAGACCCAGCGAATGGCGATGAAATCATTCAGATTGCGGCAGTGCGCATTGTGAATGGCAAGCTGTTGCGCCATGAAAACTTTGATCAATTGGTTGACCCGAAGCGCAATATTCCAGCGATTACGATTCCGATTCATGGGATTACGCCGGAAATGGTGCGCGGGCAGCCAACGATTGACAAGGTGTTACCGGCGTTTCATCAGTTTGCGCAAGACACGGTGTTGGTGGCACACAATGCGGCGTTTGATATGCGCTGTTTGCAGGTGAAGGAAAAAGTCACGGGGATGGTGTTTGATCATCCGGTGATGGATACCTTGCTGTTGTCGGCGGTGGTGCATCCGAATCAGGAATCACATCGCTTGGAGGCGATTACCGAGCGCTTTAATATCAATATTTTGGGGCGGCATACCGCGCTGGGGGATGCGATGGCAACGGCGGAAGTGTTTATGCGCTTGATTCCATTGCTGGCTGAAATGGGGATTTATACGCTGGGGCAGGCGCGGGAAGCGGCGCAGAAGACGTATTATGCGCGGTTGAAATATTAG
- a CDS encoding NAD(P)H-dependent oxidoreductase: MKIMIISGSHRNHSQSDKVAHHIAQALLDNKQATATEVFSLAGNPLPLWDEGIWNGDANWQALLNPLSEKLAASDGFVIIAPEWHGQVPAGLKNFFLLWGAGELAHKPALIVAVSSSDGGAYPVAELRMSSYKNNRICYIPEQLIVRNVESVLNADPTQNQPEADTYFRERIVYAGGILCAYATALKSVRESGVTETDVFRFGM, from the coding sequence ATGAAAATTATGATTATTAGCGGCAGCCATCGCAACCATTCGCAAAGCGACAAAGTAGCGCATCACATCGCGCAAGCGTTGCTGGATAATAAGCAAGCAACCGCGACGGAAGTGTTTTCCTTGGCAGGCAATCCGTTACCGCTGTGGGATGAAGGCATTTGGAACGGCGATGCCAACTGGCAGGCATTACTCAACCCTTTATCGGAAAAACTGGCAGCCAGTGATGGGTTTGTCATCATTGCCCCGGAATGGCACGGGCAAGTACCGGCGGGGCTAAAGAATTTCTTTTTGCTGTGGGGAGCGGGTGAACTCGCGCATAAACCGGCCTTGATTGTGGCGGTTTCCTCATCCGATGGTGGCGCTTACCCCGTAGCAGAATTGCGGATGAGCAGTTACAAAAATAACCGTATTTGCTACATTCCTGAACAATTAATTGTGCGCAATGTGGAATCTGTCCTCAATGCGGATCCGACACAAAACCAACCGGAAGCGGACACTTATTTCCGTGAGCGTATTGTGTATGCCGGGGGAATCCTCTGCGCTTATGCAACGGCACTGAAAAGTGTGCGCGAATCCGGTGTGACTGAAACGGATGTGTTCCGTTTCGGCATGTAA
- a CDS encoding RidA family protein, translating to MNKSIISTPDAPQAIGTYSQAVRAGDTVYLSGQIPLVPATMQMVAGDIAAQVRQVFDNLSAVAKAAGGSLNDCVKVHVFLTDLVNFPVVNQVMAEYFVEPYPARAAIGVAALPRGADVEVDAIMVLG from the coding sequence ATGAACAAGAGCATCATTTCTACACCTGACGCGCCACAGGCGATTGGCACGTATTCGCAAGCAGTACGGGCGGGCGATACCGTTTATTTGTCCGGGCAAATTCCCTTAGTTCCCGCCACCATGCAAATGGTGGCGGGTGATATTGCCGCGCAAGTGCGTCAAGTGTTTGACAATTTGTCTGCTGTGGCGAAAGCAGCGGGTGGTTCGCTGAATGATTGCGTGAAAGTGCATGTCTTTCTGACCGATTTGGTGAATTTCCCCGTCGTGAATCAGGTGATGGCAGAATATTTTGTGGAACCCTACCCCGCTCGTGCCGCGATTGGCGTCGCCGCATTGCCGCGCGGTGCAGACGTGGAAGTCGATGCCATTATGGTCTTGGGCTAA
- the ppx gene encoding exopolyphosphatase translates to MTNGQMPYKLATIDLGSNSFHMIVVQIDAFGQVTILDRLREPVRLGGGLDAKGNLSLEAQQRAVDCLRRFGERIRDFPSENVAAVGTNTLRLTKNSREFLHRAEAALGHPIAVISGREEARLIYLGVSHSLAKDQQGKRFVMDIGGGSTELIIGQGFEPLHLESLRMGCVSSTLAFFPDGKLVKACWDKAVTAALLELRPIKAAYRAIGWESATGASGTIRAVKKVIQQTGLAPYGITLEHMYRVRDMMIEAGHIDKLKLPGLSEERKPVFAGGLAVLIAVFEALKIDRMLVSDGALREGLVYDRLERYQHDDIRDKTVRAWQQRFQVDQGYATAVHLTALKLFNRCRDDWKLPSHLAELLGWAADLHELGLAVSHSSYHKHGGYLLEYADLPGFSNEEQRWLSVLVRTHRQKISSKLFGLLNAEDHQNALYLCVLLRLAVLLHRSHKEMAPRIERLRVGKNRVELRFADDIRAKKPLLLADLEREQVFLKAVKVELVF, encoded by the coding sequence ATGACAAACGGGCAAATGCCGTACAAGCTGGCAACCATTGACTTGGGGTCGAACAGTTTCCACATGATCGTGGTGCAGATTGATGCATTTGGGCAAGTCACTATCCTCGATCGCTTGCGTGAGCCGGTGCGTTTGGGCGGCGGGCTGGATGCGAAAGGCAATTTGAGTTTGGAGGCGCAACAGCGGGCGGTCGATTGCCTGCGGCGTTTTGGTGAACGAATTCGGGATTTTCCTTCCGAGAATGTAGCAGCCGTTGGCACGAATACCTTGCGCCTGACCAAAAATTCCCGCGAGTTTTTGCATCGGGCGGAAGCGGCGTTGGGGCATCCGATTGCGGTGATCAGCGGGCGTGAAGAGGCGCGTTTGATCTACCTCGGTGTGTCACATTCCCTCGCTAAAGATCAGCAAGGCAAGCGCTTTGTGATGGACATTGGCGGTGGCAGCACCGAGCTGATCATTGGGCAGGGTTTCGAGCCATTGCATCTGGAAAGTTTGCGCATGGGGTGTGTCAGCAGCACCTTGGCATTCTTCCCCGATGGCAAGCTGGTGAAAGCGTGTTGGGATAAAGCGGTTACGGCAGCCTTGTTGGAGTTGCGCCCGATCAAAGCGGCTTACCGGGCAATTGGCTGGGAATCGGCAACCGGCGCATCTGGCACCATTCGGGCGGTAAAAAAAGTCATTCAGCAAACCGGGCTTGCGCCTTACGGCATTACCTTGGAGCACATGTACCGCGTGCGTGACATGATGATCGAGGCGGGGCATATCGACAAACTGAAATTGCCGGGGTTGAGTGAGGAGCGCAAGCCGGTGTTTGCCGGTGGTTTGGCGGTGCTGATTGCGGTATTTGAGGCGCTGAAAATTGACCGGATGTTGGTCTCTGATGGGGCATTGCGTGAAGGCTTGGTGTACGACCGGCTGGAACGTTACCAGCACGATGATATTCGTGATAAAACGGTGCGGGCTTGGCAACAGCGTTTTCAAGTTGATCAGGGCTATGCGACGGCAGTGCATTTGACTGCGCTTAAATTGTTCAACCGTTGCCGTGATGATTGGAAACTGCCAAGCCATTTGGCGGAATTGCTGGGTTGGGCGGCGGATTTGCACGAATTGGGGCTGGCAGTGTCGCATTCTAGCTATCACAAACACGGTGGCTATTTGCTGGAATATGCCGACTTGCCGGGGTTTTCCAATGAGGAACAACGCTGGTTGAGCGTGTTAGTGCGCACCCACCGGCAGAAAATTTCCAGCAAATTGTTTGGTTTGTTGAACGCGGAAGATCACCAGAATGCGCTGTATCTGTGCGTATTGCTGCGTTTGGCGGTGTTGTTGCACCGTTCGCATAAGGAAATGGCGCCGCGTATTGAGCGGCTTCGCGTGGGTAAAAACCGGGTTGAGCTGCGCTTTGCTGATGACATCCGCGCCAAAAAGCCGTTATTGCTGGCGGATTTGGAACGCGAGCAGGTGTTTTTGAAAGCGGTGAAGGTTGAGCTGGTGTTTTGA
- a CDS encoding RelA/SpoT family protein produces the protein MSDDDAYRGAAPDERGDESGNNRGDGFHEFNEPSFEPPAEPPAEPPAPAPKPNFSHNVFRVYNLMQLVERYMTPTDSAKVYDAFLLAAEKHEGQMRADKVTPYITHPLEVARTLALWYLDVDTVCAALLHDVPEDTDCTNEEIVEKFGSTVGHLVGGVTKLKRNDELPTKQAVTIASYRKMMQAMTQDFRVVLVKLADRLHNMKTLGNVEPDKRRRVARETSTTYVTLARRMGMNIIRRELQWLSFQGLYPWRSSIMERALEKYLQENEEKHEQIFKSTADALDVSIPGSSVLVWEKNLFRVYEQCRRKKVGFRQQWDLLEISVQVAEVEECYRALGIIHSLFKPRMGMVRDFIAAPRAYGFQSLQTTVTASNGQVVRFQIQTREMYQVAQLGVAARWNHASGTRAYTQGVFDGWVEQVKAFDSQAQNSDEFYAAMQGDMFQTEIYAYTPEGDVKELPRGATLVDFAYAVHTELGHRCVKAKVDGVERSLRSRVPNNMATIEIICGDKPSPEVNWLNFVKTSKALYAIRSWLRQHNALPEWGENGEGQKLLAGIVVEVRDVKGMLRQITKCLDGLDVNIVDLKISGEGRIKQDAFTIQVDDQGHLQEVIRQLKHIPNVLDVSKLTK, from the coding sequence ATGTCAGATGATGATGCATACCGTGGGGCTGCGCCAGACGAGCGCGGGGATGAATCGGGCAATAATAGGGGGGATGGCTTCCATGAATTCAATGAGCCGTCGTTTGAGCCGCCTGCTGAACCACCCGCCGAGCCGCCTGCACCTGCTCCCAAACCTAATTTTTCGCACAATGTCTTCCGTGTCTATAATTTGATGCAATTGGTTGAGCGTTATATGACGCCGACCGATTCGGCCAAAGTTTACGATGCTTTTCTGTTGGCTGCGGAAAAGCACGAAGGTCAGATGCGGGCAGATAAAGTCACCCCTTATATTACCCACCCCCTAGAAGTCGCCCGTACCTTGGCATTGTGGTATTTGGATGTGGATACCGTTTGTGCGGCCTTGTTACACGATGTTCCTGAAGATACCGACTGTACCAATGAAGAAATCGTGGAGAAATTTGGGTCTACGGTAGGGCATTTGGTTGGCGGTGTTACCAAGTTAAAGCGTAACGATGAATTGCCGACCAAACAGGCGGTGACGATTGCCAGTTACCGTAAAATGATGCAAGCGATGACCCAGGATTTTCGGGTGGTGCTGGTTAAATTGGCCGATCGTTTACACAATATGAAAACTTTGGGCAATGTTGAGCCAGACAAGCGGCGGCGAGTGGCACGGGAAACTTCCACGACCTACGTGACCTTGGCGCGGCGCATGGGGATGAATATTATCCGCCGTGAATTGCAGTGGCTCTCGTTTCAAGGTTTGTACCCTTGGCGCAGCAGCATTATGGAGCGGGCGCTGGAGAAGTATCTGCAAGAAAATGAAGAGAAGCATGAGCAAATCTTCAAAAGTACCGCCGATGCGCTGGATGTCAGCATTCCGGGGAGCAGCGTGCTGGTCTGGGAAAAAAATCTGTTCCGGGTGTATGAGCAGTGTCGTCGCAAAAAGGTCGGTTTCCGCCAACAGTGGGATTTGCTGGAAATCAGCGTCCAAGTCGCTGAAGTGGAAGAGTGCTACCGCGCTTTAGGCATTATTCACAGTTTATTCAAGCCGCGCATGGGGATGGTCAGGGATTTTATTGCCGCACCCAGAGCGTATGGTTTTCAGTCATTGCAAACCACGGTGACGGCATCCAATGGGCAGGTGGTGCGTTTCCAAATCCAAACCCGCGAAATGTATCAGGTGGCGCAATTGGGCGTTGCCGCGCGTTGGAATCATGCGTCAGGGACACGCGCTTACACCCAAGGGGTATTCGATGGCTGGGTCGAACAGGTTAAGGCGTTCGATAGTCAGGCGCAGAATTCGGACGAATTCTATGCGGCGATGCAAGGCGATATGTTCCAGACCGAGATTTACGCCTACACCCCGGAAGGCGATGTCAAAGAATTGCCGCGTGGTGCGACCTTGGTGGATTTTGCTTACGCGGTGCACACCGAATTAGGGCATCGTTGCGTGAAAGCCAAGGTCGATGGCGTGGAACGTTCCTTGCGCAGCCGTGTGCCGAATAATATGGCGACGATTGAAATTATCTGCGGTGACAAGCCGAGTCCAGAGGTGAATTGGCTGAATTTCGTGAAGACGAGCAAGGCGTTATATGCGATTCGCAGTTGGTTGCGTCAGCACAATGCGTTGCCCGAATGGGGCGAAAATGGCGAGGGGCAGAAGCTGTTAGCCGGTATTGTGGTGGAAGTGCGTGATGTGAAAGGCATGTTACGCCAAATTACCAAATGCTTGGACGGTTTGGATGTGAATATCGTTGATCTGAAGATCAGTGGCGAGGGGCGTATCAAGCAAGATGCTTTTACCATCCAAGTCGATGATCAAGGGCATTTACAAGAAGTCATTCGTCAGCTAAAACATATACCGAATGTATTGGATGTAAGCAAATTGACGAAATAA
- the rpoZ gene encoding DNA-directed RNA polymerase subunit omega, which produces MARITVEDCLQHVDNNFALVLKAAKRARDISHGAQPLVADEGDKPTVIALREIAEGLLVQKPVVIATAAIDD; this is translated from the coding sequence ATGGCACGTATTACGGTTGAAGATTGCCTACAGCATGTTGATAACAATTTTGCACTGGTATTGAAGGCGGCAAAACGCGCCCGTGACATTTCCCACGGTGCACAACCGCTGGTGGCAGATGAAGGCGATAAGCCGACTGTCATTGCCCTGCGCGAAATTGCGGAAGGCTTGCTGGTGCAGAAACCGGTGGTGATTGCCACTGCCGCAATCGACGATTAA
- the dsrE2 gene encoding sulfur carrier protein DsrE2, giving the protein MSKKLAIIATKGTLDWGYPPFILASTAAALGYDVQIFFTFYGLQLLKKDLNLQVSPLGNPGMPMPFPVPVLMQALPGMQAMMTSMMKKKMADKGVADLAELRELCQEADVKFIACQMTVDLFEMETKDFIGDVEYAGAAMFFDFAGDADICLYI; this is encoded by the coding sequence ATGAGCAAAAAGCTGGCGATCATCGCAACGAAAGGTACATTGGATTGGGGCTACCCTCCGTTCATTTTAGCATCCACTGCGGCTGCACTCGGTTATGACGTACAGATTTTCTTCACGTTCTACGGCTTGCAATTGCTGAAGAAAGACCTGAATCTGCAAGTTAGCCCATTGGGGAATCCGGGTATGCCAATGCCGTTCCCTGTGCCAGTCCTGATGCAGGCGTTGCCGGGTATGCAGGCCATGATGACCTCCATGATGAAAAAGAAAATGGCGGACAAGGGCGTGGCGGATTTGGCGGAATTGCGTGAACTGTGTCAGGAAGCGGATGTCAAATTCATCGCGTGCCAAATGACGGTTGACCTGTTCGAGATGGAGACCAAAGACTTCATTGGCGATGTGGAATACGCGGGTGCGGCGATGTTCTTCGATTTCGCGGGTGATGCCGACATTTGCTTGTACATCTGA
- a CDS encoding response regulator transcription factor, translated as MTKTVLIADDEPNILISLEYLMKREGYRVVVAHDGQEACELIEREHPDLVLLDVMMPKKTGFDVCHEIRANETFKAMPIVLLTAKGRDTDVAKGLAMGANDYMTKPFSTKELAQKVRDLLGAQA; from the coding sequence ATGACAAAAACCGTACTGATTGCGGACGATGAGCCGAATATTTTGATTTCGCTCGAATATTTGATGAAGCGCGAAGGCTATCGCGTGGTCGTTGCGCACGATGGGCAGGAGGCGTGTGAGTTGATTGAGCGCGAACACCCCGATCTGGTGTTGCTGGATGTGATGATGCCGAAAAAAACCGGCTTTGATGTTTGCCATGAAATCCGTGCCAATGAGACGTTTAAGGCGATGCCGATTGTGTTGCTGACCGCGAAAGGGCGCGATACCGATGTCGCTAAAGGTCTGGCGATGGGGGCGAATGATTACATGACCAAACCGTTTTCCACCAAGGAATTGGCGCAAAAAGTGCGTGACTTGTTGGGGGCGCAAGCATGA